From the Candidatus Binataceae bacterium genome, the window AAGCAGGCGCGCTGCAGGTCCGCGTCCGGCAGCCGGAACAGCGGCATGCCGAAAGTGGTATAGAGCACCTCGGCGGCGACGCCGTCGACATCCTGATCTTTGACCCGCTCGATTGGATCCCAGCCGCTCGGCCGAGCCACCGCAAAGCTGCCTTTTTTGAAATAATTCTCGAGTTCCTTGCCGCTGCGGCCGGCAGCGAATCCCAGCGAGACCCGTGATGGTTGAATACCCGGCGCAACAAAATAGCTGCCTTTTTCGCTTTCCTCGACGTGAGGCGCTGAATCCTGGTATTTTTTATCCAGGCGTTCAAGCCAAAGGTTCGGCGGTTCGATCATATGCGAATCGGCCGAAATCACGGTGTAGTTTGGCATCTCAAAACCTCCTGATTGATTTTCTTACTTCCAGTGTGCCCGCTTCAACGTCGGGGCTGCCTGATCGATAATCCCTTAATTGCCCCGTGCGCGCGCAATCGGCGCCGCGCCAGCCACTATTCGATGAGCGGCCGAAATTTGGGCAGTGCAACCTGATCGTCCAGATCGTCGAACCAGACTTCGACCGGCATGCCGACCGTAAGCCGGTCAGGAGGTAGTCCCGTAATCCACGTCGCGAGGCGCGGTCCCTCATCGAGTTCGACGATCGCCGCGGCATACGGCACCTCATTGGCAAACGCTGGGTCGAGCGCCTGATGGACAACGGTCCAGCAATAGACCTTGCCCTTTCCCAAGGTTGGCGCCCATTCCCGCCGCATCGAATGGCAACTGCCACACATCGGGCGTGGCGGATGACGCCAGACGCCGCAGTCCTGACAGCGCTGAAACCGCAGCTCCCGCTTGCGGCACCATTCGTAGAACTCTTTCGCATTACCGCGCAAAAGAACCGATCGCTTGTCCGCCGGCGCCGGATTCTCAGTCTTCATGTTTTTCGCCATTCGCGCAGCACGCGACTCCGATTCTTGATGAGACTCGCAGCGACGTGCTCGATTATCGAACTCCTCTCACGTGAAAACATTCTCAACGGCGTAGAACCGCAACCGAGCCGTGGCCGTGCCCACCCCAGCCGGTGACCAATCCTAGCTCTGCCTCGTTTACCTGCCGGGCCCCGGCCTCGCCGCGTAGCTGCACGACCGCTTCGACCAGATGATTCATGCCCGAGTTGTGCGCCTGCGACAAAAGCCCTCCGTGCGTATTGATCGGCAGCTCTCCGCCCAATTCGATACGGCCGCCTTCAACGAAAGCTCCCCCTTCGCCCCTTTTGCAAAAGCCGGCGGCCTCGATCTGCAGCATCGCCTGCCCGGTGAAACAATCATAGATTTCTGCGAAGTCCATGTCGGACGGCTTCATCCCCGCCATCGCGAAGGCGCGCGGCGCGCAGAAATCGAGACCCATCTTGAGTATGTCAGGACGGTTCGGCAGATCGTGCGGCGGAAACGGATGCCCCGAAGCGATACCCGTCACATAGACCGGTTTGCGCCGCAGGTCTCTGGCGCGTTCGGTGGTCGTCACCAGCAACGCGCCCGCGCCATCGGTCTCGAGACAACAATCGAGCAAACGATACGGATAGCTAACCCAACGCGACGCCAGATAGTCGGCCAGATCCATCGGCTTACCGCGCATCACCGCGTTGGGATGAAGCTGCGCATGTTTGCGCATCGCTATGGCGATAGCGCCAAGCTGCTCGTGCGTCGTGCCGTAGAGCTGCATATAGCGTTGCGCCATCCACGCATAGTGCTGTGGCGGCGCGCCAACTCCGAAAGGTGCGTAATAATCGCGAATCGTCTCCGCGGATTGCAGCCCGGTGCCGGGATCGGAATTCAGCTGTCGCGCCTTGCGCCCGGAATAAAAGCGGCAGCAGAGCGGGATCAAGGCGTAGCTTGCAATGCCGCTGGCCAGCGCGGTCGCGGCGCACTCGAGTGCAGCCACACACATCGCTCCGCCCATCTCCTGCAGCGACGTCGTATAGTGCAGATCCTGCAGTCCGAGATTCGCGATAAAATCGCCCGCCGTGCCGCCGCCTCCAGCTCCGCCGGGCAAGATCACCGTGTCGATCGCTTCCGGCTTGATCCCGGCGTCCTCGATGGCGGCAAGCGAAGCCTCCAGCGACAATTCAAGCGCGCTCTTGTTGGTGCCGCGCGTGTAGGCCGTCTCGCCGATACCGACGATGCAGGTCTTGTCGCGCAGATCAGCCAGTGCAGGCATTCTTGGTGCCTCCCTGTCGCAAAAACGGCCCTGACTATTTACGCCGATTTTGCGGTCACACGGAATTTTGAAACAAACGCGCTCAACTTCCCGCGTCTAACTTCAGCACCTCGCTCTCGCCAAGGCCGTAGATCGGCGCAGTCGTCCGCGGGCAAGCTCACAACGTTTATGTTCCGTCACGGTCTTATCACAACGTGAAAGAAGTATTACTGCCGTCCCGGAGCTACGCGCAAGCAGAACGAGTGCCGCGTGTCCGAAGAGTTTGAATGGCGAATTGCAGGTCAGCGTCTTTCAAGCGGCGAGCCTCGAAGACCTCGAGCCGCATACTTTGCTTACACTTCGAGAAGGTCGCGCTCGAGATTTCGTCGCGGTGGCAGGTCGGCGATCCGCCGGTTGAATTGCCTCGGTTATTTGAGTTGCCGGTAAACCAGCTGCCCCAGACCGGAGTCATCGCGAAGCGGTTGACTGTATCGGATAGAACTTTCTTTGCGAGCTCGTCGCAGCTGGCTTGCACCCGATGCCCGTCAGGTGAGAGTAGCATCGGTTGACGTATTTGCCCCGGGCGGGTGGTGAGACACGGTGACGGGCCGCGGAGCCCTTCCCGGCGCGCGTTTGCGCCGGCCACGACGGCGCACCATCAACTGCTCTTCGCGATATAATCGGCAGAGCTTTTTGTGATTCATCCGTCGACCTTCACCCCCCAGTAGCCAACCCCGGCGCCGACAACCGAAACCCCGCCGGCTTGCGGCGAGCTCGCGCAGGCGCAGCCGCACCAGCGCATCGTCCGGTCGTTTCGGCGAATAACTCAGGCTCGAACGGTTGAGTTCCACCAGCCTGCACGCACGCATCCGACTCCTCCCCGGTACTGCTCGAGCAGTCGTATAGCCGCACTCCGTCGCGTCGCAGGCCTCAGACGTTTTTTCCGAGTAGGTCCTTGAGCGCAGCGCGGTGGGCAGGACGAAATACTCGCCCTGTCGGCTAATGTGTGATAGACCCGGTAAAACTATATACCCTGTGCACCACGATTGGGCACTTTTTATCAGGGGTCATGCTATGGACCAGCTCAAGGACATCGAGAACCACGTTGCGGGGATTACGAAGAGAGCTTCGTCGGTCTATGCGCCTCCCCTCCAACTCACCAAAGGACAGCCGGCGCCAATCGCTGCGAATGGCGGTCTATCCTACATGTCCCTCGACCGAAACGGCGATGCCGGGACTGCCGCCGCGACCGAGGATGCGCTCCGCCAGATTGCCGAGGGCAAAGGGCAAGCGCTTATCGATGCGCTCGATAAGGCTCCTCCCGGCCCGATCGAGACCAAGTGGGGCCGTGGATTTCGTAGCTACGCAGAATGCCTTGAATATATTCGAGCGCACCAAATCGAAGCCCCTGAAGGTGGCGTAGCGCTTCCGCTGCGCTACGCCGTTGACGAGCAGCCATCCTACTCGATCGTCCCGTCAAACGCACTCTGGCGGGACCCGGCGCGCGCGGCCGAGGCCAAGGCGTTGCGCAAGGAAGAGCAAGACATCGGGCGACGATGCCTCTATTTTCCTGTAGTTTTGCGCGACGCGCGACGAATCGGGGAATACTACCCAGGTCTCTCGCCCAACAGCGCCGCATGCATGGACAAGCTCGGTGTTTCGCTCGCGCGCTGCGAGTCCAAGTGCAAAAATTTTTACGACGCGGCGGAGGTGGAGCGCGTGTTCTACCCGGAGATGGAGAAGCTCTTGTTGGAGTTTTTCCCAGGCGCCGCGGATGCACTCGTGTACAACCACGATGTTTTCGACAAGGACTACAAAGGCGACCGCACCGAGGATCAGGCCAAGAACAATCCAGGTGTGAACGCCAATTACGCCTACATCGTGCACAACGACCTGAATGATAACAGTGGCCGCGTGCGCTGCCGCGAGCTGCTCACGAAGAACCTGCGGAACTTCGGGCGCGCGCAGCACTACACGGAGGAGCAGGCCGACGCCAAGATGTCGCAGCGGTTCATGTCGATCAACCTCGCCAAGCCGATGGAGACCGTGTGCCAGAACCCCTTCGTGCTCTGCGCCTGGCCCTCTTTCGCCGACCAGCCGTACGTCACCAACTACCGCGTCTACGACGATCGCGTCGGTGAGACCACCCGCTTCACCTACCGCGCCGACCACGAGTGGTACTGGTTTCCCCAGCAGAAGCCCACCGAGGTCTCGATGCTCAAGTGCTACGACTCCGTCACCGACGGTTCCGTCTCGCGCTGGTCTTTCCACACTGCCTGCATCGACCCAACCGCCCCCGACGACGCTCCCTGCCGCAAGAACGTCGTGGTCCGAGCCTTTGTCTTTTTCTAAGAAGACAAGAAGACGCAGCGGGAAAAGGGCGAAGAGCGGCTTTGATTTTATATATTAGCGGCTCCTCACACTCTCCTGCCGCGCGTGGCGAAAGTCAGTTCCACCACTACAAGTTTGACACAGTCGCTATCTGCGTCGTAGGCATTGGCGTACGCATGTGAGAGAAATTGTGGAGCTTGAACTCGTACCCGCCAGAGCCGCGAGTTCCACCGCTCCTAGGCGACATTCGCACTGCGACGAGCTCCCGCAGAGCTGACCGAGGTGCTTGGCCTAGATCGCGGCAACCGCAACCGCCAGCACCTGCTTCTGATAGGTTCGCGGCGCCACCGGCCGTTGGCGCCAGGCAGAGAACCCGGCCCGCGATACCGCCAGCATCCGGCACATCAACGCTACTGGGAAAGCGGCCTTCTCCGTCGCGATGAAAGCGAATCTCACACGCTCTCCCTGGCGAAGAAGGCCGTCGCTTTTTCAGGATTTCGCGCTCCCTGCGCAAACGCTGATTATCGCGCGCCCATGCCGCTTCAAGCCACGGGTAAGGCCGCGTCAGAGCCAAGCGTAGCTGCCTACTGACGCCACAGCGACGAGCCTTCGCTCGGTGTATGCAGCGCGCTCTACAAACACGAAAGCCTGTACGCCCCGCATTCGTTCCATCATGACCGCGGCGATATATAACCGAGACATAAGCCACTCTGGCCAGCCCCCAGCGCCATGATGGCGAAATCGGCGGGCGTTACAGACTGGACCTGCTCCAGCATCGTACGCGTTGAGTCGGGTTAAGCGGCCAACCGCGGATAGTTGCGGCGTTCAAATTCGACCGGGCTGAGATAGTCGAGCGATGAATGGCGCCGCCGGCGATTATAGAATCGTTCGAGATCTTCAAAAATCGACGTGCGCGCTTGGGCACGGGTCCGCCGCGTGGCGGACGGCGTTGCGCCAGAGCCATGCGCAGCGCGTCCAACGCCAGCTTGCGATCAATCCGCTCGCTCATCGCCCAACCCACTTCCTGCCGCGAGAACAGATCGATGATCACCGCCAGGTAGAGCCAGCCTCGCGGGTCCACAGCCATTCGAAAGGACACGCGCCTTGGTCCACAAACACTTTCGGCGGCGTCTGCGCCGCGACGACGCACGCGATCAAGACCGCGGTAAAGGCGCCGATTTGAGCTAATAAAATGCCGCGCATCGACGTCTATCGACGGAATCAAGCGGATAGACGACCGGTTTCGCCTGGATAGGCTGCACCGTCTTTTGAGCGCCATACAAACTCGACTTCGACAGCGATGCCGAGTTGCCGAGCGGTGTGCAAGGTGTATCTCCACGCGTGATTTGCGTCTTGTCCCTGCACCGATAAGCCGACGTCTGAAAGAAACCGATAGCCGTCGGTCTCTTTTCGACCCACTACAAATGGTACGGCGAGGAACCGTTGAAGCTGCGCGTGGTCATTGCCTGCCTTGGTTTTGGCCAACCTAACTACCGCGACGAGCAATGTCTTCCAGTTAGTCTTTCCCGAAATCGGCATCCCGCCCAGTTGCGCCGATTGCAATTTCGTATGCCTTAGATCGGGGGGCGCGTCAGGATCGAATTGTCGGGGCTGAGGCCGGCCCTGTGTCGACATCGGAGCGCCGTTAGTACTTCGCGCAGCGCTAGGCGCTGGCGCCTGCATCTGTTTTTCCAAGTCGACCCGACGAGTTTCAAGTTTTTCAAGGTCGCTGCTCAGCTTGCCGATACGTTCGCAGACTTCACGGTATTCTTTGATGTCGAACATGGCTCGTTGCCCTTAATTCTACAGAGTGAAATACATACATACCAGAAATACATACCACACGCAACTCCAAAGCGACAAATTGCTATTCGCTATAACCACGCACGAGCGCAAGTCGGTCGCCCTTGACAGCGACCGCCTCCGATTGCTCCAACAATCACTGACCGATCGCCGATAACTAATCGCGAGCCCGACGCATACGGGCAGCGCGCAGGGGAGAATCGACAGGTGAGCACATTACGCGGAGAACAGATCATCGCGAAGAGCTTTCAGCGCGAGGGCGTCGATACCATCTTCTTCATGATGGGTGGGCCGACCGGCGGCACCGCCGGCGCCTGTCTCGACCTCGGCATGCAGGGCATCTATGTCCGCCACGAGCAGGCCGCCGCGATGATGGCGCATGCCTACGCGCGCGTCACCGGCAAGCCCGGCATCTGTATCGCGCCGATGGGCCCCGGGGTCGCCAATCTGGTCACCGGCCTCGCCAACGCCTGGGCCGACGCCTCGCCGATTATCGCAATTGGCGGCTCCGCCCCGATGCGCGGATGGACGCTCGACACCTTCCAGGAGATGGACCAGGTGCCGATGATGAAGCCGATCGTCAAAAACGCCTTTCGCGTGGACCTCGGCTATCGCATCCCTGAATACATCAGTATCGCCTTTCGCGAGGCCCTCGACGGCAAGCGCGGCCCGATCTATCTCGACCTGCCGGGCGACATCCTTTCGGGCAAAGTCGATGAGGAGAAGATCAACTGGGTCGACGGCAACTATCGCACCGAGGCGCGGCCGGCCGGCGATCCGATCCTGATCAAAAAGGCGGTCGATCTGCTGGCCAACGCGCGCAAGCCCCTGATCGTCACGGGTAGCGGCGTGCTCTGGGCCGACGCGGAGGCGGATCTGAAAGCCTTCGTTGACGCCACGGGCATCCCCTTCTTCACGACTCCGCAAGGCCGCGGCGTGGTTTCCGAGGACCATCCGCGCTCATTCCCGGCGGCGCGTTCGACCGCCTTCCGCGAAGCCGACGTCGTGCTTGTGATCGGCGCGCGGGCCAACTCGATGCTCTCGTTCCTGCGTGCGCCGCGTTTTTCGCCCGACGCCAAATTCATCAACGTCAATGTTGACGGCCGCGAGATCGGCCACAACCGCGCCGCCGATATCGGCATTATCGGCGACGCCAAGCTGGTGCTGGGGCAACTCAAAGACGCCGCGGCGGGCCGCTTCAACGCCAAAGAAGAGAGCGTCTGGGTCGCGCAACTCGCGGCGAAGCATCGCACCAACCAGGAGCGCAACGCCCCGCTGATGCACTCGTCCAAGACGCCGATTCATCCGCTGCGCCTGTGCAACGAGGTCAAGGACGTCATCACCCGCGACACGATCCTGGTCGTCGACGGCCACGAGATTCTCAACTTCGCCCGCCAGTCGATTCCGATCTACAACGCGCGATGCAGCCTCAATGCCGGGCCGCACGGATGCATGGGCGTCGGCATCCCCTTCGGGATCGGCGCAAAAGTTGCGGCGCCCGACAAGCCGGTCGTGGTGCTGAGCGGCGACGGCGCCTTCGGCTGGAACGGAATGGAGATGGACACCGCCATCCGGCACAAGCTCAATATCGTCGTCGTGCTCTCGAACAACGGCGGCTTTACCTCGCGTCAGACCGGCGGCACGGTCGGCCGCGATCTCGGTTATCAGCGCTACGACAAGATGGTCGAGGCGCTCGGTGGCTACGGAGAATTCATCGATAAGCCCGACGAGATCCGCCCGGCGATCGAGCGCGCGATCAAGTCGAACAAGCCCGCGCTGGTCAACGTCTGCACCGATCCGGACGCGCAGGCGACCACCGACATGGGCTTCGCCGGCTACTGATTGGTTTTCTCCCGGGTGCAGCCGGCGGCGCCCGCTGCGATAATGCGGGCCCGTCGGCTAAGGCGCCGAGCGCGCTTCGGTCTGCGTAGTGTTCGCGATGTCGGCGACCGTTGCGCGCTGCAGGTCGCGGACCCAGCGCAGATCGTCGTAAGCGCCCCCGCGATGCATCGTGCAGCGATCGTCCCACATCACGAGATCGTGCTTGCGCCATCGATGGTGATAGACGAACTGCCGCTGGGTGGCGTGCGCGATCAGCTCGTCGACCAGCGTGCGCGCTGCGTCGTCGGGCATCCCGCGGATCTTGCCGATGTGTGAAGCGAGATAAAGCGAGCGCCGACCACTTTCGGGGATCGTACGGATCATTACCTGCGGGACCGGGCTCAGGTTGGCGCGCTCCTCCGCGGTGAAGTTGGTAAAGCCGGTGCGCTCACGCGAGTAGATCAGGGAGTGCTCGGCGATCAGGCCCGCGAGCCGCTCGCGCGCGGCCTCGGGTAGCGCGTCGCAGGCGGCGCGCAGATCGGCAAATTCGGTGTAGCCGCCGACCGGCGGAATCTCACGCGCATAGAGCAGCGAGGCCCGCGCGGGCAGATACTTGAAGGAACTGTCGGTATGCCAGAGCCGATTGCCCGCGGCGATCATCCGCATGCGCCCCTCGTCGCGCCAGATTTCGCTGCGATGGTTGAGATTCGAGACGTCGGCAAGCTCCGGGCGCAGGCGCAGTTTTACGTCCATCTTGAGGAAGACGACCTGCTCGAGCTCGCCGAAATTACGCGCGAAGGCGAGATGCTGATCCTCGGTGAGCTGCTGCTCCGGGAAGATCAGCACGCTATAGTCCCAAAAGGCCTGCTTGACCGCAGTGAGATCGGCGGCGCTTAACTCGCGCGAAAGATCGATGTCGCCAATTTCTGCGGCGAAGTTGTCGCTCGCCGGCCAAACTGTAATCGCCAAAATACACCCCTTCTCTATGCCTGCTGTGGACCTTCGATCTAAGCCCAAGCGCACGCCGATGCCAAGAGCGCGTGGCCGGGATACGGCAGAAGCTGACCGCTCCGATGGCCGGGGGCGGCGGTTCAGGGTGGCGACAGAAGTTGAGTTACTGCCCTTTCTGCTGGGTCCGCCGCTCGAGCTCTCACGCAAACGCGCGAAGGAGTTGATCCGCTTCGGCGCGGTGAGCGTCGCGGGCCGGACGCATCTCCGGCACGATACGCGACTCGCGGCCGGCGACATCGTTACGATCGCGAAGGGGCTGAACCTGCGTCCGGGCACCCCGCCGCCGGCGCTCAAGATCGTTCACCTCGATGCGGCCATCGTGGTCATCGACAAGCCCGCCGGGCTGCTGGCGATGGGCTCGGCGCGGGAAAAAGAACGCACCGCCCACCGGCTGCTCAATGAGTATCTGAAAACCTCCGTCAACGCGCGCGACCAGCAGGCCTTCATCGTCCATCGGCTCGACCGCGAGACCTCGGGCCTGATGATCTTCGCGCGGAGCGAGGCGAGCCAGTCGGCGCTGCAGCGCGGATGGAAGAACGTCACCAAACGCTATCTGGCGACCGTGGAGGGAGCGCCGCCCAGCGCGGAGGGGACGCTCGAGGATCGCCTGATGGAAAACGCCTCGATGATGGTGCGGCGGGTACCGAGCGGAGGCGAGCTGGCCGTCACGCACTATCGAGTGATTCGGCGGCGCAGGCTGCGATCGCTACTCGAACTCACGCTGGCGACCGGGCGCAAGCATCAGATTCGCGTGCAGCTCGCCGGCGCCGGATGTCCCGTCGTGGGCGATCGCAAATATGGCACGGGGGTCGAGTCAGCGCCGCGCCTCGCGCTGCATGCATGCGAACTGAGCCTGCGTCATCCGGTCTCGGCGGCATCGCTGGTGTTTCGCAGCACCCTGCCGCTAGCCTTGGCTAAGTTGCTGCAATAGCCGATTCTGACCGGCAACTTGGGAGCGTTATCCGGTTTTGGCGATATAGAGTTCGCGCGGGCGGTTACGTTCGTCGACGTGGATCACGGTGGGTTTGCATTTGCTCGCGCCTGCTTCGTCCATCGGGGCGAAGGTCGCCACGATAATGATATCACCGGGCTTGCCGCGCAGCGCGGCGGCGCCGTTGAGCGCGACTTCGCCGGAGCCCGCCGGCGCATTGATCGCGTAAGTTTCGAGCCGCTCGCCGTTAGTCACATTCCAGACGTGAACCATCTCGTATTGGAGGATGCCCGCGGCATTGAGCAGGTTGGTATCGATCGCGATGCTGCCCTCGTAGTCGGGGTCGGCGCCGGTCAGATGCAGGCGATGAAGCTTGGCACGCAGCATTATTCTCATGGCAGTGACTCACTGTCGCGAATAGGTAGAACCAGGTTGTCGATCAGGCGGGTCTTGCCGATGCGGGCGGCGATCGCGACGACGATCGCGCGTTCGGCGGCGTCGATTGCATGCAACGCTTCGGCGTCAACGACTTCGACGTATTCGACTTCCACCCCGGGGGTGCTCTCGAGCAGATGGAGCGCTGCGCAGCGCAACTCGCGCGGATCGCGCTGACCGTTCTTGAAAGCGGCGCGGGCGGCGCGCAGCGCGCAGCTCAGCGCCAGCGCCCGTTTGCGTTCGTCGGGCGACAGATAGGCGTTGCGCGAGCTCATCGCGAGGCCGTCGCTTTCGCGCACGGTGCCGACCGGGATGATCGCGAGATCGAAATTGAGATCGCGGACCATCCGCTCGATCGCGCGCAACTGCTGAAAATCTTTTTCACCGAAGAGCGCGCAGTGCGGCTTGAGGATATTAAAGAGCTTCGCGACCACCGTCGTGACGCCGCGGAAGTGGCCGGG encodes:
- a CDS encoding OB-fold domain-containing protein, coding for MKTENPAPADKRSVLLRGNAKEFYEWCRKRELRFQRCQDCGVWRHPPRPMCGSCHSMRREWAPTLGKGKVYCWTVVHQALDPAFANEVPYAAAIVELDEGPRLATWITGLPPDRLTVGMPVEVWFDDLDDQVALPKFRPLIE
- a CDS encoding thiamine pyrophosphate-binding protein; this translates as MSTLRGEQIIAKSFQREGVDTIFFMMGGPTGGTAGACLDLGMQGIYVRHEQAAAMMAHAYARVTGKPGICIAPMGPGVANLVTGLANAWADASPIIAIGGSAPMRGWTLDTFQEMDQVPMMKPIVKNAFRVDLGYRIPEYISIAFREALDGKRGPIYLDLPGDILSGKVDEEKINWVDGNYRTEARPAGDPILIKKAVDLLANARKPLIVTGSGVLWADAEADLKAFVDATGIPFFTTPQGRGVVSEDHPRSFPAARSTAFREADVVLVIGARANSMLSFLRAPRFSPDAKFINVNVDGREIGHNRAADIGIIGDAKLVLGQLKDAAAGRFNAKEESVWVAQLAAKHRTNQERNAPLMHSSKTPIHPLRLCNEVKDVITRDTILVVDGHEILNFARQSIPIYNARCSLNAGPHGCMGVGIPFGIGAKVAAPDKPVVVLSGDGAFGWNGMEMDTAIRHKLNIVVVLSNNGGFTSRQTGGTVGRDLGYQRYDKMVEALGGYGEFIDKPDEIRPAIERAIKSNKPALVNVCTDPDAQATTDMGFAGY
- a CDS encoding CmcJ/NvfI family oxidoreductase; amino-acid sequence: MDQLKDIENHVAGITKRASSVYAPPLQLTKGQPAPIAANGGLSYMSLDRNGDAGTAAATEDALRQIAEGKGQALIDALDKAPPGPIETKWGRGFRSYAECLEYIRAHQIEAPEGGVALPLRYAVDEQPSYSIVPSNALWRDPARAAEAKALRKEEQDIGRRCLYFPVVLRDARRIGEYYPGLSPNSAACMDKLGVSLARCESKCKNFYDAAEVERVFYPEMEKLLLEFFPGAADALVYNHDVFDKDYKGDRTEDQAKNNPGVNANYAYIVHNDLNDNSGRVRCRELLTKNLRNFGRAQHYTEEQADAKMSQRFMSINLAKPMETVCQNPFVLCAWPSFADQPYVTNYRVYDDRVGETTRFTYRADHEWYWFPQQKPTEVSMLKCYDSVTDGSVSRWSFHTACIDPTAPDDAPCRKNVVVRAFVFF
- the panD gene encoding aspartate 1-decarboxylase yields the protein MRIMLRAKLHRLHLTGADPDYEGSIAIDTNLLNAAGILQYEMVHVWNVTNGERLETYAINAPAGSGEVALNGAAALRGKPGDIIIVATFAPMDEAGASKCKPTVIHVDERNRPRELYIAKTG
- a CDS encoding TauD/TfdA family dioxygenase; protein product: MAITVWPASDNFAAEIGDIDLSRELSAADLTAVKQAFWDYSVLIFPEQQLTEDQHLAFARNFGELEQVVFLKMDVKLRLRPELADVSNLNHRSEIWRDEGRMRMIAAGNRLWHTDSSFKYLPARASLLYAREIPPVGGYTEFADLRAACDALPEAARERLAGLIAEHSLIYSRERTGFTNFTAEERANLSPVPQVMIRTIPESGRRSLYLASHIGKIRGMPDDAARTLVDELIAHATQRQFVYHHRWRKHDLVMWDDRCTMHRGGAYDDLRWVRDLQRATVADIANTTQTEARSAP
- a CDS encoding thiolase family protein; the encoded protein is MPALADLRDKTCIVGIGETAYTRGTNKSALELSLEASLAAIEDAGIKPEAIDTVILPGGAGGGGTAGDFIANLGLQDLHYTTSLQEMGGAMCVAALECAATALASGIASYALIPLCCRFYSGRKARQLNSDPGTGLQSAETIRDYYAPFGVGAPPQHYAWMAQRYMQLYGTTHEQLGAIAIAMRKHAQLHPNAVMRGKPMDLADYLASRWVSYPYRLLDCCLETDGAGALLVTTTERARDLRRKPVYVTGIASGHPFPPHDLPNRPDILKMGLDFCAPRAFAMAGMKPSDMDFAEIYDCFTGQAMLQIEAAGFCKRGEGGAFVEGGRIELGGELPINTHGGLLSQAHNSGMNHLVEAVVQLRGEAGARQVNEAELGLVTGWGGHGHGSVAVLRR
- the panC gene encoding pantoate--beta-alanine ligase is translated as MLRRQGALTAMEIIADPREMQAWSDSARRRGETIAFVPTMGFLHEGHLTLMREGRRHATRLASSLFVNPTQFGPNEDFSRYPRNFEGDCKLMRTVPVDVLFAPEPDVMFPAGSQTWVEATAVTRGLCGDHRPGHFRGVTTVVAKLFNILKPHCALFGEKDFQQLRAIERMVRDLNFDLAIIPVGTVRESDGLAMSSRNAYLSPDERKRALALSCALRAARAAFKNGQRDPRELRCAALHLLESTPGVEVEYVEVVDAEALHAIDAAERAIVVAIAARIGKTRLIDNLVLPIRDSESLP
- a CDS encoding RluA family pseudouridine synthase, which gives rise to MATEVELLPFLLGPPLELSRKRAKELIRFGAVSVAGRTHLRHDTRLAAGDIVTIAKGLNLRPGTPPPALKIVHLDAAIVVIDKPAGLLAMGSAREKERTAHRLLNEYLKTSVNARDQQAFIVHRLDRETSGLMIFARSEASQSALQRGWKNVTKRYLATVEGAPPSAEGTLEDRLMENASMMVRRVPSGGELAVTHYRVIRRRRLRSLLELTLATGRKHQIRVQLAGAGCPVVGDRKYGTGVESAPRLALHACELSLRHPVSAASLVFRSTLPLALAKLLQ